The window GCCGCCCAGGGCCACGTTGAGGACCTGATGCCCGCGGCAGATGGCTAACAGCGGTTTTTGTTGGGCAACGGCCGTTTGCGCTGCCCAAATCTCCACCCGGTCCCGGTCCGCATCCACGCGCTGCATCCAATCATTCATGGGCTGCTGGTAATACACCGGGTCTACATCCCCGCCGCCGGGCAGCAAGACGGCGTCTACCAACGCCAGCAGCCGCTGCAAATCGGCCGTTTCCAGCCCCAGCGGAATCATCAACGGAATGCCACCAGCCTGGCACACAGCTTCAATATACGCTTCTGTCAGCGCCATAATCGCCGAAGACCCCTCTTTCGATCCCGCCGACCGGTAGACCGTACAGCCAATAATTGGCTTTTGCGCCGCCTGTGTAATTGCCATATTTATACCCTGGAAAGCAAAAAGGGTGAAAGCACGACCCTTTCACCCAAATAATATCTTGCCTGGAATCCATCAGCCGACGACCGCAGGTTGTTTTGCGAAGGCATTTAGCCGAACGGCCGTAGCAGGATTACCAAATACAAATCACCCTACTGATGATTAATAGATCCGTTTTTCGCGCAGACGGGCCGATTTACCGGTGCGTTCCCGGAGGTAATACAACTGCGCCCGACGAATGTGTGCA of the Candidatus Leptovillus gracilis genome contains:
- a CDS encoding gamma-glutamyl-gamma-aminobutyrate hydrolase family protein; protein product: MAITQAAQKPIIGCTVYRSAGSKEGSSAIMALTEAYIEAVCQAGGIPLMIPLGLETADLQRLLALVDAVLLPGGGDVDPVYYQQPMNDWMQRVDADRDRVEIWAAQTAVAQQKPLLAICRGHQVLNVALGGTLWADIPSQIPGALGHDYDNVKPRNYAAHTVEIAPDSRLAAALGVTHTAVNSLHHQAIRDLAPGLKAVAAAPDGIIEGVEAPDHPFAIGVQWHPEWLVADNPAMQHLFRGFVTAAGNGRSQ